One window from the genome of Pyrus communis chromosome 16, drPyrComm1.1, whole genome shotgun sequence encodes:
- the LOC137721090 gene encoding uncharacterized protein — protein MATSGVDELVVQLNQTLELSNMEQGVKLVGKVFTQKPVNKWGVRNILRAAWEELGEAEIKWVKENVFIISVKDENVASKIIEQVPWAVMKKVFSVVKWPPEFALEELELNAVPFWTQIRGIPLGLVSVENVQRVIKEAGKFIALEDPGHARGFVRVRILVDTEKPLFKGCWIRRESNKETWVEFRYERLQDFCYRCGRIGHINTECSVEMSGEGEVAYGEWIKAPPIREVVIPKRGECVGRGERRQAGAVRGPGFTSAQNQGRLRMSNLQRMEHNQTREIGGASKSRGTGQKKWRRRMRVEGDDSSSCSEMESIKTVGGGQSGDVQGAVILCLPRVMTHYGAAKEVGKYRIW, from the coding sequence ATGGCGACTAGTGGGGTGGATGAACTGGTAGTTCAACTGAACCAAACACTGGAGTTATCAAATATGGAGCAGGGAGTTAAATTGGTTGGGAAAGTATTTACGCAGAAACCAGTGAACAAATGGGGAGTCAGGAATATTCTTAGAGCGGCTTGGGAAGAGTTGGGTGAGGCGGAAATAAAATGGGTAAAGGAGAATGTTTTTATTATCTCAGTCAAAGATGAAAATGTGGCTTCAAAGATCATTGAGCAGGTCCCCTGGGCAGTGATGAAAAAGGTGTTCTCGGTCGTGAAATGGCCTCCGGAGTTCGCCTTAGAGGAGCTGGAGTTGAATGCTGTTCCATTTTGGACTCAAATAAGGGGAATTCCACTGGGCTTAGTCTCTGTTGAGAACGTACAGCGTGTAATCAAAGAGGCTGGGAAATTTATAGCCTTGGAGGATCCCGGACATGCTCGTGGATTTGTACGAGTAAGAATCTTAGTTGATACGGAGAAGCCATTATTTAAGGGATGCTGGATTCGAAGGGAGTCAAATAAGGAAACCTGGGTGGAATTTCGGTATGAACGGCTTCAAGATTTCTGCTACAGGTGTGGACGGATTGGGCATATCAATACAGAATGCTCTGTTGAGATGTCTGGAGAAGGGGAGGTGGCGTATGGAGAGTGGATTAAGGCGCCGCCGATAAGAGAGGTGGTGATACCAAAGAGAGGGGAGTGTGTGGGCAGGGGGGAACGACGGCAGGCCGGGGCGGTGCGCGGACCGGGATTCACGTCTGCACAGAATCAAGGCAGATTACGAATGTCAAACTTACAAAGAATGGAGCATAATCAAACCAGAGAGATTGGGGGAGCATCTAAGAGCCGTGGCACAGGTCAAAAAAAATGGCGTAGAAGAATGCGGGTGGAGGGAGATGATTCTTCCTCCTGCTCTGAAATGGAAAGCATCAAAACAGTGGGTGGAGGACAATCAGGCGATGTCCAGGGGGCAGTGATACTCTGTCTGCCCAGGGTGATGACCCACTATGGGGCCGCAAAAGAAGTGGGGAAGTACAGGATTTGGTGA